The genomic DNA GCAGCTGCTGGGTACGGTGCTGTTCCAGACCTTGAGTTCTAAGTAGTCAGTGGCTTCGTTGAGGCCACAGCATTGGTACTGCAAAAGAGGgcgttaataaaataaaaattgagtAGGGAAAGCTCGAGCAATCAAGTCACTAGTTCACTGCTTTATTCATTAGCATAAATAAAGTTGATAGACTTACAGTCTTCTGAATAAGATCCATGCTGTTCGGTTTGGTCTGCTCCAGTTTCCAGTGATCCTCGACCGTCTGAACGGCGTACTTCTTGAACACATCTCGGGGATTGAGGATGATAAAGGCCACTATTAGtaacagcaacaccagcagcagcgacaCGTACTGCAGGGTAATTAAAGTTAGTTACTCATGGTGTGATTCACGTAATGTCATCATTCAGGCACCTACCGTCCACAGCATGCGGGGCGATTCGCGAACGGCTCCACAGCAGCCGAACATGGATATCATCAGGATAATGCCGCCCAGGACCAGGATGCCAATGGCATACGCTTCCGGCATCGCTCCCCAGCCGAGGACGCCGAAAGTAAGTACCAATATTCCAAGAATCTGAAATTTAGCGAACAAATTCAATAGGTATGATATCAACAAGCCTCTCTATCAAATTGAAAAGCAAAATGTATTTGGGGGCGTTACCGATAAGAAGGTAtagtatacatttttaaattggaagGCAGTTCCAGACTCGGACCACTAATCAACATATTTCAAACGTTG from Drosophila gunungcola strain Sukarami chromosome 2R unlocalized genomic scaffold, Dgunungcola_SK_2 000012F, whole genome shotgun sequence includes the following:
- the LOC128255941 gene encoding tetraspanin-8, which translates into the protein MSCATGTIKYSLFLFNALWAILGILVLTFGVLGWGAMPEAYAIGILVLGGIILMISMFGCCGAVRESPRMLWTYVSLLLVLLLLIVAFIILNPRDVFKKYAVQTVEDHWKLEQTKPNSMDLIQKTYQCCGLNEATDYLELKVWNSTVPSSCCKDMNCENPLNLNHRGCLSTVEEAFADEGVTISYMEWGLFGFDAVILVLAVILAIHYTNRQRRYHY